The stretch of DNA CACAACAACCGTGGTCCTGCCGACCATCACATTGTCTAATGCATCCTGCACAATTCGCTCGGACTCAGCATCCAAGGCACTAGTCGCCTCATCAAGTAGTAGTATCTTAGGGTCCTTCAATATGGCCCTTGCAATTGCCACTCGCTGCTTCTGGCCACCCGACAGCTGTATCCCCCTCTCCCCAACTGTGGTGTCATATCCTTGGGGAAGGCTTGATATGAACTCATGCGCATTGGATGCCTTTGCAGCTGCAATGAGCTCCTCCTCAGTAACTTCCCCATCCTTACCATAGGCTATGTTGGCACGGATTGTATCATTGAAGAGTACAGGCTCTTGGCTCACAAGTCCCGTTTGATCCCTCAACCAATTGATGTTTAAGCTCTTGATTTCCACTCCATCCAATGAGATGGTGCCTGAATCAGGATTGTAGAATCGCTCCAACAGTGCAATTACCGTTGACTTGCCGCTACCACTCTCTCCAACAAGGGCAACAGTCTGTAAGACCACAGTGAAAGTAAGCTAATATGTAAATCACTGTAGAAGATATAACAATAGTGATTTGGATAGAAAAAGGTGGGCTAACCTTGCCAGAGGGAATGTGCAGGGTAAAGTCACTGAAGATCTGAATATCTGGGCGGGTTGGGTACTTGAAGCTGACATGCTGGAAATCGATGTTGCCCTTGACCTCATCTAATGTCAAACCCTCATTGCGGCTTGAGTCTATTTCAGACTTTCGGTCCAATAAAGCAAATATGGAAATAGCTGACTCTTTTGCTTTTGTTGAATCGGTGGCCATTGCACTTGTTTGAGATACTCCAATAGTTGCTAAAACCAGTGCAAAGAAAACCTGCAAAGTATGACTAACTATGTGAACCTCGTGGAAGTAGTGACTGGTTAAGGATGGAGGGATTAAGACTGAAAAACTTAATATGAAGAAGAAATAAttattactccctctgtaaataaatataagagcatttagaccACTACTTTAGTGAtgtaaacgctcttatatttctttacagagggagtacttctGAAATAATGCAATTACGTACCTTGAAAACATCACCAAAACTTGATTGGCCATGGCGCACAAATTGTGCTCCAACATAGAAACAAAGACCATATGTAAGGTACAGCATCAAGAATGAGAAACCAAATCCGATGCCTCCAACTATTCCTGTTCTGACTCCTTGACTCATTGAGGCTTCACATTTATCATCATATATTCTTGTAATTCTTTTCTCAGAACAAAATGAAGCGACGGTCCTAATACTACTAATTGCATCAGTGGCCACTTGACTTGCGTCTTCATACATCATCTGGAGAACCAGCAATTCATTAGCATTGACATAACAATTTTCAGAATGTGAAAACTAATTATCTAGAGTAAACTCAGATTCTTATTACtcgatgattttttttaaatgacTTCACTTTATAGCCTTGACTGAATAATTGTCATCTTATCTTACTGTTACATAAATAGAAGTTTGTGTGTTAAGAAAAAAGGGAGCTTGTAGTGGTTGTTCACACCCATGTTTCCCACCTCGCTAAAAATCTAtaacaaaaaataaaaacaagCTAACTAACTGAACACATAGACCTTAATGAACTAATTTGACCACCTAAAAATTCTcagacaaaaatggagcatggcACGGGTCAAAAAGAAAGTATGACTAGGTGTTACTGTGGAGCCAAGGGCACAGAGTAAGGTTTTAAGCTGAGCAAGAATGTGGAGGTGTGACTTCGGCCAAGGCAGAAGTCGGATGGGATGACGGCGTAGGGGAGACCTGAGGCAGTCTGAGCCGATGAATGGCTTAACGTGAACAGTTTCTTTTTACCGGCGGCAAAGCACTAAGCATGTCTATTAGATTGTAGGTCTAGCTTCACAATTAGAAACTGAATGCTCTACTAATTACTCCCTCCAGTTTCCCAAATGTGTCGTTTTGCACAGAGGCAGAATTTTTGTTGGACCTTTTAAATATGGTACAATAAATTAGTGGTTCTAACAGAAGACCCGCTAATGAAATATATCACACGAAACTTCTGTCCTAAGTAACAACTTATATGGAACTGCATGGAGTATCATTTAGTTTTAGTAATTATTTGCAAAATATCACATTGCTAGAAAAACAGCCTAATGGCTTCTTTTGATGGGTTACCTTGGCATCTTGACTGAAACCCTTCAAGAACTTCACTTGGGCATAACCTTGAAGGCCCACTAATGGAATCACACAGAGGATGATCAAAGAGAGCTTCCAGTCAGCTATCATAGCAATGACAAACCCTGTGATAAGTGTAGAGATAATCTGAACCGTTAAGGCCAAGTTATCTCCCACTAAACGCCGTACATTCAAAGCATCAACTGACAGTCTTGCACCAAGTGCTCCGCTGTAAGATATAATTTGGCAGTCAGTACCTAAAAGTAAAGCTCACAGATTCTAAAGGAAGAAGAAACCAAGCGAAAAACTGTAACAAACCTGGAATTTTTAGGATCATCAAACCAAGCGACTTCTTGGTGCACAATGCTTCGAAATGACATAGCACGGATACGCTCTATAAGCTTCCCTCCGGCTATTCCAAACAAGAAGAGCTCTGCGGGTATTGAGATTATCGAAATGATACCCAGCACCACACACATCAAACCCCAAAAGCTAGAATCCTTTCTGAGTTTATCTGGTGGCTCATAGAAAGTTTTAATGGCACTGGAAATCATCACACCGAACATTGGGAAAAGCACTCCGTGAACTGCTGCAGCTAGGGATCCTAACAGAATAATAAGTACCTCTGGTTTATTAAGAAGTGCCAGCCGTCCCATAGGAGCTTTCTTTGGAACCTCACCATCCTGCTCTGTATGATTCTCCCCATGTGTATCATTTCCTTCAGGCAATTCAACTGCGCCAGGAAGCCCAAAGGAGAGGTTGAAAGAATTCCTACTACTATTCCCTGCAGAACCTCTGCTAATCGATCGCTTCANNNNNNNNNNNNNNNNNNNNNNNNNNNNNNNNNNNNNNNNNNNNNNNNNNNNNNNNNNNNNNNNNNNNNNNNNNNNNNNNNNNNNNNNNNNNNNNNNNNNNNNNNNNNNNNNNNNNNNNNNNNNNNNNNNNNNNNNNNNNNNNNNNNNNNNNNNNNNNNNNNNNNNNNNNNNNNNNNNNNNNNNNNNNNNNNNNNNNNNNNNNNNNNNNNNNNNNNNNNNNNNNNNNNNNNNNNNNNNNNNNNNNNNNNNNNNNNNNNNNNNNNNNNNNNNNNNNNNNNNNNNNNNTNNNNNNNNNNNNNNNNNNNNNNNNNNNNNNNNNNNNNNNNNNNNNNNNNNNNNNNNNNNNNNNNNNNNNNNNNNNNNNNNNNNNNNNNNNNNNNNNNNNNNNNNNNNNNNNNNNNNNNNNNNNNNNNNNNNNNNNNNNNNNNNNNNNNNNNNNNNNNNNNNNNNNNNNNNNNNNNNNNNNNNNNNNNNNNNNNNNNNNNNNNNNNNNNNNNNNNNNNNNNNNNNNNNNNNNNNNNNNNNNNNNNNNNNNNNNNNNNNNNNNNNNNNNNNNNNNNNNNNNNNNNNNNNNNNNNNNNNNNNNNNNNNNNNNNNNNNNNNNNNNNNNNNNNNNNNNNNNNNNNNNNNNNNNNNNNNNNNNNNNNNNNNNNNNNNNNNNNNNNNNNNNNNNNNNNNNNNNNNNNNNNNNNNNNNNNNNNNNNNNNNNNNNNNNNNNNNNNNNNNNNNNNNNNNNNNNNNNNNNNNNNNNNNNNNNNNNNNNNNNNNNNNNNNNNNNNNNNNNNNNNNNNNNNNNNNNNNNNNNNNNNNNNNNNNNNNNNNNNNNNNNNNNNNNNNNNNNNNNNNNNNNNNNNNNNNNNNNNNNNNNNNNNNNNNNNNNNNNNNNNNNNNNNNNNNNNNNNNNNNNNNNNNNNNNNNNNNNNNNNNNNNNNNNNNNNNNNNNNNNNNNNNNNNNNNNNNNNNNNNNNNNNNNNNNNNNNNNNNNNNNNNNNNNNNNNNNNNNNNNNNNNNNNNNNNNNNNNNNNNNNNNNNNNNNNNNNNNNNNNNNNNNNNNNNNNNNNNNNNNNNNNNNNNNNNNNNNNNNNNNNNNNNNNNNNNNNNNNNNNNNNNNNNNNNNNNNNNNNNNNNNNNNNNNNNNNNNNNNNNNNNNNNNNNNNNNNNNNNNNNNNNNNNNNNNNNNNNNNNNNNNNNNNNNNNNNNNNNNNNNNNNNNNNNNNNNNNNNNNNNNNNNNNNNNNNNNNNNNNNNNNNNNNNNNNNNNNNNNNNNNNNNNNNNNNNNNNNNNNNGAACCATCGCCTAGGGAGGCAGACTGGGCAGGCCAAAATAATAGTCACAATGCTACAAAACGATAAGATAGTCCTTTGctttttgaaaataaaaaaagacCGCTCCTTCCAACGGTGTCGCTTAATCTTCGAGATTCTTGTGTGTGGTTTCTATTGAGAGATAGCGTGGTCTAAGTAGTGGTGGGAGCGTTAGCGATCGTGGTGCTGGGCAGATTACGGTTATGTGTCAACCAGGTAGTGTGTGCGCATGCACTGGCGGAGCTTCAACAAGGCTGAGTGGCCGTGGGTCACCCTGCCAATGAAATTTTATATAGTATACATCTACTCCCGGGTCTTAAAACAACAACCCTTAATCTATTTTCTTCCTGTTGGGCCGCCCACCTTTGGGCTGCAAGCTCCGTCACTGGTGCC from Triticum urartu cultivar G1812 chromosome 3, Tu2.1, whole genome shotgun sequence encodes:
- the LOC125546889 gene encoding ABC transporter B family member 4-like; this translates as MEEHRTLMGAVVEKASLLAVTAQAAEVSELNRKLQVADEEIDRINKRFDDTQVSVNEVETLRGALAQAQKEAEANKAGADKAAAELSNKQAARRQHEARVAEVDQELKDAIGKCEALEEKTSAQSADLAMALQDAKEARTESQGAREEIHQRSISRGSAGNSSRNSFNLSFGLPGAVELPEGNDTHGENHTEQDGEVPKKAPMGRLALLNKPEVLIILLGSLAAAVHGVLFPMFGVMISSAIKTFYEPPDKLRKDSSFWGLMCVVLGIISIISIPAELFLFGIAGGKLIERIRAMSFRSIVHQEVAWFDDPKNSSGALGARLSVDALNVRRLVGDNLALTVQIISTLITGFVIAMIADWKLSLIILCVIPLVGLQGYAQVKFLKGFSQDAKMMYEDASQVATDAISSIRTVASFCSEKRITRIYDDKCEASMSQGVRTGIVGGIGFGFSFLMLYLTYGLCFYVGAQFVRHGQSSFGDVFKVFFALVLATIGVSQTSAMATDSTKAKESAISIFALLDRKSEIDSSRNEGLTLDEVKGNIDFQHVSFKYPTRPDIQIFSDFTLHIPSGKTVALVGESGSGKSTVIALLERFYNPDSGTISLDGVEIKSLNINWLRDQTGLVSQEPVLFNDTIRANIAYGKDGEVTEEELIAAAKASNAHEFISSLPQGYDTTVGERGIQLSGGQKQRVAIARAILKDPKILLLDEATSALDAESERIVQDALDNVMVGRTTVVVAHRLSTIKGADIIAVLKDGAIVEKGRHEVLMNIKDGVYASLVELRSASS